A region from the Lolium perenne isolate Kyuss_39 chromosome 4, Kyuss_2.0, whole genome shotgun sequence genome encodes:
- the LOC127294369 gene encoding non-specific lipid-transfer protein 4: MAARRAYAAATLALLAAALVLSAAPAEGAVSSCGQVIGYIAPCLTYAMGNAPKPSGNCCSGVQSLNSAAASSADRQTTCNCLKQRAGGVGGLRPDLIAGIPGKCNVKIPYAISPNTDCSKVH, from the exons ATGGCTGCACGCCGCGCTTACGCCGCCGCGACCTTGGCCCTTCTGGCGGCGGCGCTGGTGCTGTCCGCGGCCCCGGCGGAGGGCGCAGTGTCGTCCTGCGGGCAGGTGATTGGTTACATTGCCCCCTGTCTCACCTACGCCATGGGCAACGCGCCCAAGCCGAGCGGCAACTGCTGCAGCGGCGTGCAGAGCCTGAACTCGGCTGCCGCCAGCTCCGCCGACCGCCAGACAACCTGCAACTGCCTGAAGCAGCGAGCTGGCGGTGTGGGCGGCCTCAGGCCCGACCTCATCGCCGGGATCCCCGGCAAGTGCAACGTCAAGATCCCCTACGCCATCAGCCCCAACACCGACTGCTCCAA GGTGCACTAA
- the LOC127294368 gene encoding MACPF domain-containing protein CAD1 codes for MEEAAPAALRVIRSCIDALGRGFDANLDTRLLYCKGSRLVEVDDGELSSRDLVVSDGLTVPGVPKDVDCSADSGTAGQETAGPCGFYEMAGHFNKKSQLAGNLPLGSFNSAYSFTGSKKFDAMATKSLGMEGKTVSLYKVQLVRQPLTLVEEVKHAVPHSWEPSSLARFIQNYGTHVINSITIGGKDVIYIKQHTSSSLSAVEIKNYVHDLGYQRFSENETLTGSGPIRPMNKETEALGYNSQGVYPQPATTPYIPAKEDVTVIFRRRGGDDLVQSHAEWARTVNSAPDVIHMTFIPITTLFEAAIPGKDHLIRAINLYLEYKPPIEELRYFLEFQLPRVWAPVRDEHPGYQRKEPVCPSLQFSLMGKKLYISQEQVSVGRKPITGLRLCLEGAKQNRLCIQLQHLASLPKILKPYWDAHITIGALKWQGPEEQDSRWFEAVKWKNFSHVSTSPVEHHETLIGDASGAYIVTGAQLGVWDFGSKNVLYMKLLYSRVPGCTTRRSLWDHSPATTSNHPMVTPSDTAYPDLGDSSAGSSDAGKLVKIVDRSELCKGPDDMPGHWLVTGGKLGVEKGRIVLRVKYSLLNY; via the exons ATGGAAGAGGCCGCCCCGGCGGCGCTGCGCGTGATCCGGAGCTGCATCGACGCGCTGGGGAGAGGGTTCGACGCCAACCTCGACACCAGGCTGCTCTACTGCAAGGGGTCCCGCCTcgtcgaggtcgacgacggcgagCTGAGCTCCAGGGATCTCGTCGTGTCTGACGGGCTCACGGTCCCCGGTGTGCCCAAGGACGTCGATTGCTCGGCTGACAGTGGGACTGCTGGGCAGGAGACCGCCGGCCCGTGCGGCTTCTATGAG ATGGCTGGGCATTTCAACAAAAAATCCCAGCTTGCAGGAAATTTACCTCTTGGAAGCTTTAATTCAGCATATAGCTTCACTGGATCCAAGAAATTTGATGCAATGGCTACCAAAAGTCTTGGGATGGAGGGGAAGACTGTTTCTTTATATAAGGTCCAACTTGTGCGACAGCCTTTAACGCTGGTAGAGGAAGTTAAGCATGCAGTTCCACACTCATGGGAACCATCATCTCTAGCAAG GTTCATTCAGAATTATGGAACACATGTCATAAATTCCATCACCATTGGTGGGAAGGATGTGATTTACATCAAGCAGCATACGTCATCATCACTTTCTGCGGTGGAAATAAAAAATTATGTACATGATCTTGGATATCAGAGGTTTTCCGAAAATGAAACCCTTACAGGCTCAGGCCCTATAAGACCAATGAATAAG GAAACAGAAGCCCTTGGGTACAACAGCCAAGGAGTATATCCACAACCGGCAACTACACCTTATATTCCTGCAAAAGAG gatgtcactgTGATTTTCAGAAGGAGAGGAGGAGATGATTTAGTTCAAAGTCATGCGGAATGGGCAAGAACTGTTAACTCAGCGCCTGATGTTATACATATGACTTTTATTCCTATAACAACTCTGTTCGAAGCAGCCATCCCTGGAAAAGACCATCTCATCCGGGCGATCAACCTTTATCTAGAAT ATAAACCTCCAATTGAGGAGCTGCGGTACTTCCTGGAGTTCCAGCTTCCCAGAGTTTGGGCGCCAGTTCGTGATGAGCACCCTGGCTATCAAAGAAAGGAGCCAGTGTGTCCATCCTTGCAGTTCAGCTTGATGGGGAAAAAGCTGTATATCAGCCAAGAACAG GTATCAGTTGGTCGCAAGCCAATAACTGGCCTAAGGTTATGCTTGGAAGGTGCTAAGCAGAATAGGCTATGCATCCAACTGCAACATCTAGCATCTCTTCCAAAGATTCTCAAGCCTTACTGGGATGCACACATCACCATCGGCGCGCTGAAATGGCAGGGGCCAGAGGAGCAGGACAGCCGCTGGTTCGAGGCAGTGAAGTGGAAGAACTTTTCCCACGTCAGCACATCTCCAGTGGAACACCATGAGACACTCATCGGTGACGCCTCCGGCGCGTATATTGTCACCGGGGCGCAGCTCGGGGTGTGGGACTTTGGATCGAAGAACGTCCTGTACATGAAGCTTCTATACTCAAGGGTGCCCGGCTGCACCACCCGGAGATCGCTGTGGGATCATAGCCCTGCCACCACCAGCAACCATCCGATGGTTACCCCTTCTGACACCGCCTATCCTGATCTGGGGGACTCGAGTGCAGGCTCAAGCGATGCGGGGAAGCTCGTGAAAATAGTGGACAGGTCAGAGCTGTGCAAAGGCCCCGATGACATGCCAGGGCACTGGCTGGTGACTGGTGGGAAGCTTGGCGTTGAGAAGGGCAGGATTGTTCTGAGAGTGAAGTATTCCTTGCTGAATTACTGA